A genomic segment from Nicotiana sylvestris chromosome 1, ASM39365v2, whole genome shotgun sequence encodes:
- the LOC104215322 gene encoding uncharacterized protein: MGCGESKHAVATENTTIPKNKRSLSSKSNSTKAESQENVKIIENGESGVAETVKTAEKVEAADVIAPKVVAKEEAKVEMEKVKEELKTEGVVVEKKEEKVVVQSQPEEKKKIGNEKTTPAVVAAADVVEKKESAEEIKAEEKTEETIKPTEEEKEKEEVTTTASEAKDAAKPETEEKPKEENATEASATTDSKTD, encoded by the exons atggGTTGTGGGGAATCAAAGCATGCAGTTGCAACAGAAAACACCACCATTCCAAAGAACAAGAGATCATTGAGTTCTAAATCCAACTCCACAAAGGCTGAATCCCAAGAAAATGTCAAGATAATTGAAAATGGAGAATCTGGGGTTGCAGAAACTGTAAAAACAGCTGAAAAAGTGGAGGCTGCAGATGTAATTGCACCAAAAGTTGTGGCTAAGGAAGAAGCCAAGGTGGAAATGGAAAAAGTGAAAGAGGAGTTGAAAACAGAAGGGGTTGTtgttgaaaagaaagaagaaaaagttgTTGTACAATCTCAACCTgaggagaagaagaaaattgGAAATGAAAAAACAACCcctgctgttgttgctgctgctgatgtCGTAGAGAAGAAAGAATCAGCTGAAGAGATCAAAGCAGAAGAGAAAACCG AGGAGACCATTAAGCCAACTGAAGAAGAGAAAGAGAAGGAAGAAGTTACTACTACTGCTTCTGAGGCCAAAGATGCTGCTAAACCAGAGACAGAGGAAAAGCCAAAAGAG